The sequence TCCGGTGATCCTTTTGACAGCGCGCGTCGCGACCGAAGACAGGGTACACGGCCTGGACGCAGGTGCTGACGACTACCTCGTCAAGCCATTCGCGATGGATGAACTGGTGGCCCGCATCCGCGCGCTCGGACGCCGCAAGGCCACTCCGCCCCGGCGCCGGATCGCGATCGGGAAACTCACGCTCGATCTTGAGCCACTGCAACTCAGCGTGGGCGACCAGCCGCTCGATGTGCCCCGCCGCGAACTGACCGTACTTGCCGGTCTCGCCGAAACGAGGGGCGCCGCCGTCAGCAAGGAACGCCTGCTCGATCTCGTCTATGGCACTGGCAGCGCGACGGACGAGAAAGTTATCGAGGTCTACGTCTCGCGGTTGCGCAAACGCCTCGCCGGGCATGGCGTGACCATTCGC is a genomic window of Bacteroidota bacterium containing:
- a CDS encoding response regulator transcription factor, which translates into the protein PVILLTARVATEDRVHGLDAGADDYLVKPFAMDELVARIRALGRRKATPPRRRIAIGKLTLDLEPLQLSVGDQPLDVPRRELTVLAGLAETRGAAVSKERLLDLVYGTGSATDEKVIEVYVSRLRKRLAGHGVTIRVMRGIGYALKAEDP